A region from the Aegilops tauschii subsp. strangulata cultivar AL8/78 chromosome 5, Aet v6.0, whole genome shotgun sequence genome encodes:
- the LOC141022632 gene encoding uncharacterized protein, whose product MKHPHPYKGQWLNDSGTIQVEHTVQVSFKIGAYKDTLECDVVPMSVCYLLLGRRWQFDRAVIHNGCTNHYSFKMKGKENSRTSFSMSYPPDLPPIGGIEDRIDLIPGAPLPNKAPYRVNPEETKEIQRQVQQLIDNGHASHATLDDMVDELSGATIFSKIDLKSMKADATKQLRDTPKEEDKHHKATRKEK is encoded by the exons atgaagcatccTCACCCCTACAAGGGCCAATGGCTTAACGACTCCGGCACAATTCAAGTGGAGCACACCGttcaagtctctttcaagatcggcgcctacaAGGACACCTTGGAGTGTGATGTGGTTCCCATGTCCGTGTGCTATCTTCTCTTGGGACGACGTTGGCAATTCGACCGCGCCGTGATCCACAATGGTTGTACCAACCACTATAGTTTCAAGATGAAGGGGAAAGA GAATTCACGAACATCTTTCTCGATGAGCTACCCTCCCGACCTACCTCCTATAGGCGGCATCGAGGACCGGATCGACCTCATCCCTGGTGCACCTCTACCAAACAAGGCTCCATACCGCGTCAACCCTGAAGAAACTAAGGAGATACAAaggcaagtacaacaactcatcgacaacggACAT GCATCCCATGCCACGCTTGATGATATGGTAGATGAGCTTAGTGGCGCCACcattttctcaaaaattgatcttaaaa GTATGAAGGCCGACGCCACCAAGCAGCTAAGGGACACCCCAAAGGAGGAGGATAAGCACCACAAGGCCACGAGGAAGGAGAAATGA